The following proteins are co-located in the Eptesicus fuscus isolate TK198812 chromosome 9, DD_ASM_mEF_20220401, whole genome shotgun sequence genome:
- the PERM1 gene encoding PGC-1 and ERR-induced regulator in muscle protein 1, which yields MENFQYSVQLSDQDWAEFSATAEECGLLQASLASGDELLSSDIDQGDSSGSSPPGPRPLLGGSGWPGFEEEDRAATKQLVSRSWQEPALALGAGQQMPSTSARSEPRPSLSSGAASPGQSVPLQGPVPSKDEMQRLLQGPAPRDPAPRPPGEPPPSPESPGRSPLPQRPPSSPGAPPRSPSRKKRRTAGAKGGGRSSAAGSAPTTPLGSPLLAEARPKEGRSPAGSRGKGPSAGPAELTAGAGQDERGLESAGAPEQVAWPGLDLSTPVLTTEQGTDPLSMTPGAGPHAVATPAPEPGPDFSMAKSDPALSTPASKPHPDTTPSTPTCEPHPDTPHPDTAPSTPACEPRLDVALTPPGRKVKPQVDSSAPASKAESDVGAPTLASIPQAGPDTMEAKGAPQAKLDLGSVVSSGGRQEKPRGESSAGALGHPSGEPPPGPVPGKKKKVRFSVSEPSPEEPGSEEATRPLSPATAWPSAPRTASGGRGGPGAWDAVAVGPRLPQPRILKHLPPPAAFASGGPGYKSCFAVTVPEAYEFFFCDTIEEVDEEAEEEAEDGEAQMQWPEVCEFFFRDSRAKRSGPQGGHSPAPTPEAKPVPAPLPGDPMPISFPEAYEHFLGEDGLEDVLEPAALLQLQAREAPTPGPQGVQPGPALEPSPEATEQLDLVLRQAGEPWGPLTSFTFSQKDMCLVFVAFATWAVRTSDLHTPDAWKTVLLANIGTISAIRYFRRQVRRGRRSPSP from the exons ATGGAGAACTTCCAGTACAGTGTCCAGCTGAGTGACCAGGACTGGGCTGAGTTCTCAGCCACCGCTGAGGAGTGTGGCCTCCTGcaggccagcctggcctctggggaCGAGCTGCTGTCCAGTGACATTGACCAAGGGGACAGCAGCGGCAGCAGTCCCCCCGGGCCTCGGCCCCTGCTCggggggagtggctggcctggCTTCGAGGAGGAGGACCGGGCGGCCACGAAGCAGCTGGTCAGCAGGTCTTGGCAGGAGCCCGCCCTGGCCCTGGGGGCCGGTCAGCAGATGCCCAGCACGTCAGCACGGTCAGAACCCCGGCCGTCCCTCAGCTCGGGCGCCGCCTCTCCCGGCCAGAGCGTGCCCCTCCAAGGGCCAGTGCCTTCCAAAGACGAGATGCAGAGGCTTCTGCAGGGGCCAGCCCCCCGGGACCCTGCCCCTCGACCCCCTGGTGAGCCTCCTCCAAGCCCTGAGTCCCCAGGCCGCAGCcctctgccccagaggccccccagcagccctggagCCCCACCCCGAAGCCCCAGCCGAAAGAAGAGGCGCACTGCGGGTGCCAAGGGGGGTGGGCGCTCGAGTGCCGCGGGCTCTGCTCCCACAACCCCGCTGGGCTCCCCGCTGCTCGCTGAGGCCAGGCCCAAGGAGGGCCGAAGCCCAGCTGGGTCCAGGGGGAAGGGCCCCTCAGCTGGGCCAGCCGAGCTGACTGCAGGAGCCGGGCAGGATGAGCGGGGCCTGGAGTCTGCAGGGGCCCCTGAGCAGGTGGCCTGGCCGGGACTGGATCTGTCTACACCTGTCCTCACGACTGAGCAAGGTACGGACCCACTCAGCATGACCCCCGGAGCTGGGCCACACGCTGTGGCCACACCTGCCCCAGAGCCTGGTCCAGATTTCTCAATGGCTAAGTCAGACCCAGCTCTGTCTACACCCGCCTCCAAGCCTCATCCTGATACAACTCCGTCTACACCCACCTGTGAGCCTCATCCTGACACA CCTCATCCTGACACGGCTCCGTCTACACCCGCCTGCGAGCCTAGACTGGATGTGGCCCTGACCCCACCGGGCAGAAAGGTCAAGCCGCAGGTGGACTCATCCGCACCTGCCTCGAAGGCGGAGTCTGATGTGGGTgcacccaccctggcctccatTCCCCAGGCCGGGCCTGACACGATGGAGGCCAAGGGCGCCCCACAGGCCAAGTTGGATTTGGGCTCTGTGGTGTCTTCAGGAGGGCGCCAAGAGAAGCCCAGAGGGGAGTCCTCCGCAGGTGCCCTTGGACACCCCTCGGGGGAGCCCCCCCCAGGACCTGTcccaggcaagaagaagaaagtgCGGTTCTCTGTGTCTGAGCCCAGCCCCGAGGAGCCGGGGTCAGAAGAGGCCACGCGCCCGCTCTCACCAGCGACagcctggccctcagcccccaggacGGCCTCAGGGGGCCGCGGGGGGCCTGGAGCTTGGGACGCAGTGGCGGTTGGGCCCAGGCTTCCCCAGCCTCGGATCCTGAAGcacctgcccccccctgccgcctTTGCTTCGGGCGGGCCTGGGTATAAGAGCTGTTTTGCCGTGACCGTCCCTGAGGCCTACGAGTTCTTTTTTTGTGACACCATCGAGGAGGTGGATgaagaggctgaggaggaggcagaggatggCGAGGCCCAAATGCAGTGGCCAGAAGTGTGTGAGTTCTTCTTCCGGGACAGCCGAGCCAAgaggtctgggccccaggggGGCCACTCCCCGGCCCCAACCCCAGAGGCCAAGCCTGTGCCAGCCCCTCTGCCCGGAGACCCCATGCCCATCTCCTTCCCCGAGGCCTATGAACACTTCCTTGGGGAGGACGGGCTGGAGGACGTGCTGGAGCCGGCTGCCCTCCTCCAGCTGCAGGCCCGGGAGGCCCCCACGCCGGGGCcccagggggtgcagcctggccCTGCACTggagcccagcccagaggccacAGAGCAGCTCGACCTGGTGCTCAGGCAAGCAG GGGAGCCCTGGGGTCCTCTCACCTCGTTTACCTTCAGCCAGAAGGACATGTGCCTGGTGTTTGTAGCCTTTGCCACCTGGGCTGTGAGAACCTCAGATCTGCACACCCCAGACGCCTGGAAAACAG tcctgcTGGCCAACATCGGCACCATCTCTGCCATCCGCTACTTCCGTCGGCAGGTGAGGCGGGGACGCCGAAGCCCCAGCCCCTAG